Below is a genomic region from Spongiibacter nanhainus.
ATGGCGGCGAGAGCTGGCAGGAGCTGGACTCCCAGACCGGAGCCATACTGTTGGATGTCGCGGTCCGCGACGATGGCGCTGCCGTAGTCAGCGGTATTCGCGAAGCGCTGGCAGTATCGGCCAGTGGCCGGACAGTCAGGCGCCTGAACAGTCCAGAGTTCTTGGAGGACTGGTTTGTGGATGTGGCGGTATTCCAGCGTGACTTCTACCTCGTGGGGCAACAGGCCCAAGTGGTTAAAGTAAAACTCTAATTACATACATGATCTTTGGTATGGGGACTAAATTGTGAAAATAAAAACTCATCATAAGCTTGTGACTGTCCTCGGTGCAGCGCTCGGTAGTGCACCGGTTTGGGGAGCCAGCGGTGAAGCCTTAGGTATAGACTATACATTTAGCGGTATGATCAGGCTCGAAGCCGGCTTGAAAACAGTCGACGAAGAAAACCCCTTTAATCAGCGTGGCAACCTATTTAACGGCAAAGAAGTCCAGCGTAACGGCGGTCTGCCAGTACTGGGTTTGCCGCTTCCCTCATTGACAGCGGACACTGCGACCCGCAACGGCGTGCCCGCCGATAACGACTTTAATCAGACTCAGGTCCGCATAGAAAATACGCTGCAGCTACGCTTCAGCGACAGCTTCTCCGGAACCATTAAAATGCGCGGTATTTTTGATGCGGCGGAGTACGACGAATTCGATCCGGACGATGTCGACAGTAATCGCGTCGGTTATTTGTACGAGGACGGTCCAAACTATTTCGAAAATGACGACTTCGACGACGGTGGTTCGCAGCATCCGCTAGAGGTCGCCGGTGAACAGTACATGGTGGATTTTCCGTCACTGTATTTGGACTACCAAAAGGGGCCGCTGCTGATCCGTACTGGTAATCAGCAGGTGGCTTGGGGCCAGGCGCTGTTTTTCCGGGTGATGGATGTTGCCAACGGCCTGGACCTTCGCCGTCACTTGATTCTTGATTTTGCCTCCGAGGAATACGCTGACGAACGGATGTCCGCGCCCGGAATCCGGGCCTCCTATCAATTTGCCTCGGGCTGGGAGCTGGACACCTTTATTCAAATGTTTCTGCCTTCGGTTTTGCCAAACCCAGAAACGCCCTACAACGTTATTCCCACACAGTTTACCGTTCACGACCGTTACGAGAACTACGATGAGGAGTTCAACTCCGGGTTTCGTTTGAAAGGCTACTTTGGCGACTTCGGTGTGCAGTTTATGTATACCAACCGCTACAATCCGGATGGGGTGTTCCGTTGGACCAAGTCCAATGTTAATCGGGGGGTACCTATTATTCCTGGCTCTGGCGCGATCCTGGCAGAGACTCCTCTGGAGCGTGATCCTACCGGTGTGTGGAGTGCGGAAGAGTGGTTTACCTACTCCGGTATGGCTCGCCTCGATGGGATTGAGGGCCTTAACAAGCTGATCACAGACTTCCCGTCTTCCATGTTGTTGGGGGCAACGCCGGTACAAAACTTTGAGCAAGCCAACCAAGAGCTGGACTTCTTCTTCCAGGTCGCTGGCCCGCTCCGGGGGCACATAGAGCGCACCTACCACCGCGAAGATGTCTTCGCCACCGGCTTTAGTTACGTATTTTCTGGCGAGCCGGGCAGTTGGACTGATCAGCTGATTATGAACTTAGAGATCTCCTACACGCCTGACAAAACCTTCACGTCAATCGATCTGGGGCAGGAGTATATCGTCGAAGACGAATATGTTTCTGCACTGGTGTTGGAAAAATATCAGCGCTTCAGCTCGTCCTTTCCGGCGACCTATCTGGTATTTCAGTGGATGCACCGCAGCGAGTCTGACCTGCTCGGCCGTCACTTAAGTGGCATGGGTGGCTCGGTCAACAACGCCCCCAAAGGTGTCGATGGCGGCTGGGATGGTTTGGTACTGGCGGCG
It encodes:
- a CDS encoding DUF1302 family protein, with the protein product MTVLGAALGSAPVWGASGEALGIDYTFSGMIRLEAGLKTVDEENPFNQRGNLFNGKEVQRNGGLPVLGLPLPSLTADTATRNGVPADNDFNQTQVRIENTLQLRFSDSFSGTIKMRGIFDAAEYDEFDPDDVDSNRVGYLYEDGPNYFENDDFDDGGSQHPLEVAGEQYMVDFPSLYLDYQKGPLLIRTGNQQVAWGQALFFRVMDVANGLDLRRHLILDFASEEYADERMSAPGIRASYQFASGWELDTFIQMFLPSVLPNPETPYNVIPTQFTVHDRYENYDEEFNSGFRLKGYFGDFGVQFMYTNRYNPDGVFRWTKSNVNRGVPIIPGSGAILAETPLERDPTGVWSAEEWFTYSGMARLDGIEGLNKLITDFPSSMLLGATPVQNFEQANQELDFFFQVAGPLRGHIERTYHREDVFATGFSYVFSGEPGSWTDQLIMNLEISYTPDKTFTSIDLGQEYIVEDEYVSALVLEKYQRFSSSFPATYLVFQWMHRSESDLLGRHLSGMGGSVNNAPKGVDGGWDGLVLAAQQPFPGLVWRADFSMLYDTRGGLFIQPALKWKPSGNLNVEFYYNYLDGSLGDENENIIETIEYAEEFGLRVAYQY